The stretch of DNA CTGGTGCGCAGCGGTTCAGTGAAGCCGCGCTCGGCCAGGCGTGCTTGCAGCATCGGCTCGGCGAATTCGGTGATCTGCTTCAGGTTCTTGAGTGAATGCGCCAGTGCGGCTTGTGAGCGCAGCAGGCGCTTGTGGCTGGTCATCACCGTTTCACGCAAGTCGGGGGCAGCATTGTTGAACCAGTCCTGCTCGTATGCCTCCAGGCGATGGCTTTGACCCAAGGCCTGCCATTGCTCAGGCGTAGCGTGTTGAACCCACTTGGGCAGTTGCTCTGCGATCAGGGTTTCATTGGGGGTGGGGAAGTTATGGTCGTTCATGTTGATGCTCCTTCATTGAAGGTGGCATCAAGCGATATTGGCCTGCAGGCGGAGCGGTAATGGGGTACCGCAATTTTCACTTGGGTGAAATACGCCTGATATATAGCAAAAGCAATACAGCACGGTAGTGCGGCATGGTATTTTTTGACGTCATGAAATAGGCCCGCATGCTGTCAAAATGCCGCTTGCCAATGCGCGCGCTTGCATCTTAAATTGTTACTGAATGTAAGGCTGGTCAAGGTAGTTGATGTTATATACATCAAAGGCTTATGTGTGCATTCGCAGTTTTATCATGCTCTTTCCCGATCAACCCATTGGCAACAGCAAAGGACGTTGAAGAAGACATGAAAGCGAAGCTGACGGCTGTTGCGCGAAAATTCATCTCGCCCTCCATGCGCTACGAAATACGAAATGTATCAGACAAGTTACGCGAAGTGCTTGGACGTGCCTGTTTCTGGCGATGGGAAGTCGCAAGGTTCAGCCTGCGGCAGCAAAGCCCCTACGAAATTCTCTACATCGGCCGCAAGCAGCAACGGGAAATGGCCAGCCTGCTGATCGGCGGCAAGGATCAGGCGCCAGTAACGGTGGCGGCCAGCGGCGCCAAGCGCCCGGTGGTGTTGGTAAGTGAACTGCCCACTGCCGGCGCATTGTCGGTGCCGCATTATGTCAGTGCGGTGGTGCCCCTGGGGCGGCCACTGGACGAGATCATTGCCCGCTACGACAGCGAACTGCGCCGCACTATCCGCAAGAACCGGTCGCTGTACCAGATGCGCCCGGTGATGTCGGACGAAGAAATCGCCATGGCCGACCGTGACTTGTTGCGGCCATACGCCACCGCCAGGCAGGGCAGCAAGGCGGCGCAGTTTCCCACCGAAGAAGTGTTCCGCCTGGCCAAAGGCTATGGGCGGCTCGATCTGATCACACTTGATGACGAGGTGGTCGCCTGTCATCTGGGGTGTGAGGTCATCCGCGGTGGCAAGCGTTACTGGAGCACATTGCGTTTTGGCTATTGCGAAAGCGTGTTCTCGGACGCAAAAAAGCTGCGCGAAGTCAATTCCATGACCACTTTCATGACGCTGGAATGGGCGTTGGCCAATGGTTTCGATTACCACGATATCGGCCTGTGCGTGGCGCGCCCGGATGACGGGTTGCTGAGGTGGAAGCGCAGGCGTGGCGGTGATGTGGACACCCTGAACAACCACGCCTGCCTGTTCGTGCGCCTGCCCAGAACCGGCAAGGCGGACTTCCTCTGGGAAACGCCGCTGTTCGCAATGGAAGGCAACAAGGTCACTTTGCACCTGGGCCTGCCGGATACAGCCAGCGACGAGGAAATTGCCAGCCGTTATCAGGAAATGGTGTTCGGCGGCCTGCACAAAATCTACCTGTACAGTGCCAAGCGGGCAGGGGAGGTGTTCCTGCAGACGCTGCGCAGCCGCTATGCGGGCTTTCCCAGTCCACCGATTCTGGAACACGTTGCCTGTCAATGACAGGTAGCCGTGCCGAAGCATGTACTGACCTGGCCTTCAAGGGAGGGCGCAAATGGGTACTGATATTTCCAGGTTCGCTACGCCAAGCGGTTTCGGCCGCCACAGATGGACACTGGCTGCCTACAGCGCCATGGTCAGGAAGCGTCTGGGGCACCAGCCCGGTCTGGAACTCAAGAGCTTGGCCGAAAAAAGCTGGGATATCGCGCCGGGTGGCAGCGCCGTTTCGCCTGCGGCGATTTTCCTGCCCGGCCAGATGGAACGGGTCACGGGCTGGCAAGAGAAAGAATTCTTTCCTTACGTGCATCCTGGCCCGACCATGCAGGGCGGGCTGTCAGTCACGCATGGCCCGACTCGCGGCTATCTGCTGAAGGATGTGTGGCTGATCGATGGTGCCTTGTACAAGGGCAAGGCAAGCCAGTGGCTGTCGTTGCGGCAAGTCAGTGTTCCCTCGCTGAAGGTCGAGCACGAAATCGAGCGCGCGGCCATCTACTGCACGCACAACGGCAACAGTTGGTTCGGAACCTGGATGATGGAGGATTGCCCGACCTATGCCCTGGCCAGCAATGAGGGCGTGCCGGTGACCATTGCGCCATCGGCACGCTACCCGCTGTTTACTCAGGCCCCGGCATACGAGGCCTGGCTGGGCATGCAGCCCCTGCGCCTGCGCACGGCCCTGTTCCGCGAGCTGGTGCTGTTCGACGACATGAGCAACAACGACAGCCGTTTCCAGCGTTTCCGCGACATGGGGAACAAGCTGCTGGCCCATGTTTCCCATGCGCCGCACCCTGGCGTGTTCATTCTGCGTGGCAGCGATGGCGAGCGGCGCATGTTGCGCAATGAGCTGGAACTGGCCGAATACCTGCGCAAGTCGCGCGGTTTCAGGGTCATCAACCCGCTGAAGATGCAGGTGCCGGAAATCGTAGCAGCGTGTGCCGGAGCCCG from Pseudomonas putida encodes:
- a CDS encoding glycosyltransferase family 61 protein, with product MGTDISRFATPSGFGRHRWTLAAYSAMVRKRLGHQPGLELKSLAEKSWDIAPGGSAVSPAAIFLPGQMERVTGWQEKEFFPYVHPGPTMQGGLSVTHGPTRGYLLKDVWLIDGALYKGKASQWLSLRQVSVPSLKVEHEIERAAIYCTHNGNSWFGTWMMEDCPTYALASNEGVPVTIAPSARYPLFTQAPAYEAWLGMQPLRLRTALFRELVLFDDMSNNDSRFQRFRDMGNKLLAHVSHAPHPGVFILRGSDGERRMLRNELELAEYLRKSRGFRVINPLKMQVPEIVAACAGARVVMGVEGSQLVHGVNVLQPGGTVFALQPPNRFVSYYKFLTDRDGQHFAFVVGEPDGEGFSISIDEVERTLDLLPA